The following is a genomic window from Aythya fuligula isolate bAytFul2 chromosome 7, bAytFul2.pri, whole genome shotgun sequence.
CCCCGTGCCCAGAGGCTCACCCGGTCCCTGAAGTCGACGGTGGCCCCGCTgtccagcagcttctgcaggatGTCCGTGTGGCCCTCCAGCGAGGAGCGATGCAGGGCGGTGCGGTGGAACTGGGGGGCGAGGTGCCGCCTTGGTGGctggccgtgccccccccccatgaCCCGAAGCGCACCGGGACGCCCCGCGCTACCTCGTCACACGTGTCCGGGGAGCCACCATCCGCCAGGAACTTCTCGATGACGCGGATCTTGCCCTGCACGGCGGCTCGCAGGAAGGTCTCCGGCTCCACGGGACCCTCctgagggcagggcagggcagggctggggcagcgggGACAACGAGGGGGCCCCGCGTGCCGCTCCTCCAGGGCACCCCGGCTTTTCGGGGCCCCCCTTCACGTACGATCTCCAGGGGCTCCGGCGGCAGCGGGGGCTCGGGGGTGGCCGCCCGCTCCTCCCGGCGCTTGCGGCGCTGCTTGCGCAGCTCGATGAGGCGCTGGATGCTCCCCACGTCGATGATCTCCCGACGCAGGTCCACCGAGCTCCTCCGCACCCGCTCCTGGCCCTGCGGGGACACGCAGCACCCTGCTCGCACCCGCCGTGCCCTCCCgcaccccgctccccgctcccagCCCTCACCTTGATGGCCTCGATGCCCCTGTTGCGGGGGCCCTGccgcttctcctcctccagctccggGGTGCTCATCCTCTCCACGGCCGGTGGCTCCCGCGGGCCATCGCCCTTCATCCTCTgcagggacacggggggggctgcagagccctgggagcctggggcagccccagcagccacccccGGGCACCGCTGAGGTCCCCGGGGTGGCCGGCAGCCCGCGGCACccaccttctcctcctcctcctcctccgccagCTTCTGGTCGATGAGCTCCTTGGCCTTTTCCACGTCCAGCTCCATGGCAGCTCCGTGCGCTGCCCCTGGCAGGATAcggcctctcctcctcctcctcctcctcctcttcggCACTGTGGGTGCTGGCTCCCGGTGCTGCCGGCGGCTGGGCTGGCGGCGGGGCTTTATGCCGCCGGCCCCTCCGTCCCGCTGCCCAAGGGCACCGACAGCTGTGCCTGCTCCACATGACTGGGGCAGCTTAGCCATGAGCTCACCCTGCTGCTTTCTGGTGCCCCTGGCTCACCTCCTGCCAGCTCTTAAAGCAACCCACGGCCCACCCAGACGGCCGCCCGGGACCCCCAcgccgggctgggggggaccTGGGGTGCACAGAGCCCTCAGAGGTGCTCCGGaggctggatggagctgggTCGTGGTGTGCGTTAACCCGCGGGTCCTGAGCCCGTGCCACCCATCCCGGGCAGCCGGGATGCTCGCGGCGGCTCCGTGCTGCTTTGGAGGATGACCTCAGGGCCGGAGCATCCCGAGCACCACCTGGTCTGCCCCCCGCAcgcggggctgtggggccggcAGGCAGAGCCCGCAGCTGTTCCCGCTGCCGGGGACATTGCTCAGCCCCCCGggattttgctttccctttttgtaCGATGAGGCCAGCGTGCCCCGTGCTGGGACAGTTAATGCGCCGGGACCTGGCCAGGGGACCGGGCTGAGGACAGGGGAGGGACAGCCGGGGACAGGGCACCCTCACAGGCAGGACACAGGGCCACCCCCTGGGTGCCACAGCCTCGGGCTGCACAAAGGAAGGCGCCCGCTACACGAGGatgcctggggacagcccccgCCTGGCTGAAGGATGAAAAGGCTTTATTGATAAATACACAGGCTATGTACAGAGGGGAGACATCTccgcgcagccccgcggccccccggcAGCGGGATCCCGGCCTCGTGGCCGGGGCTGGCGGGTCACAGCCTCTCCCCgaggggcagccccacagcggGGCCCCCCGGCACACGTCGGTCCCACACCATCCACAGCAAATTTGTGCCCGTGCCTCCAGCCCGGCGGGGCCACCGCGGCGCCACGGCCCCGGGGAGGGGACCCGGTGGCTCCGGCAGGGCTGGGACATCCCTGAGGTGCCCCCGTGCTCCACTGCGGGACGGGGCCTCCCTGCCGGAGAGCTCAGTTCCTGGGCGGCAGGGGCTGGTTGACGATCACCTGCACCACGAAATCCTTCTGGATCTTGGTCTCCTGCAGCCGCGTGCGGTCGGTCAGCAGCTTGCCCGAGAAGAACCAGCGCTGCCAGCCCAGCTCGATGCCCTCCTGCgcctgcagctgcttcttcaGCTGCCCGATGGTGTCGCCCATGCTGGCGCTGAGCCGCAGGTCCTTGCCGGTGGACAGCCGCACCTTGAGGGCGAACTCGCGCCGGGCGCTGGGCAGGGGCTCGgccgcctccgccgcctcctcctcgcccCGCTCCAGGATCAGGTTGACGGGGGGCGCCAGGCAGTACACGGGCAGCTGGTACCGGTTGCCCAGCTCGTCGTAGCACTCCGTCAGCGACCCTAGGGACGGCGGGGTGAGTGAGCGTGCCCCACAGAGCCTCCCCGTCACCTCCCCGAGCTCCCAAAACCTCCCCGGCTCCGCAGCCCGATGCGGCCTCACCGTGGGGCAGGGTGATGCTGGCTCCGTCCAGGATGGCCTGTGCCAGGCTGTGGTCGTTGGCCTCCACGGCGTAGGCGGCCGCCTTCAGGGCGTCCCAGATCTCCTTGCGGCCCTCGAAGGCGGGCGCCGTGTCCCAAAACTCGTCCCGCTTGCTGCGCAGCTGCCCGTCCGTCATCGGGTAGTCGCTCTTCCACTTGGGGCGCTCCTTCTTCAGGGGCTCATTGCGGCCTGGGGGGGCAGCGGCAGCTCAGGGAGGGGCTCTGAAACCCCAAAATCCAGCCCCTAATGCCCAGGGAAGGGCACCCTGCCCCACGGGCTGGTGGGGACCGCACACACAGCAGTGTCTGTCCCAGCCCCcggcacagcagctgccccccagcagcatccctcgCCCCCAGCAGGGTGCAGGGCTCTCCCCACTCACGTTTTGGGGACAGGGGAGGATGGGCCAGGGGCCAGCAGGGCGGCTGCAGGGCCCTTCGAGGCAGGGCAGTATTTATAGCTTGGGGAATTAGCCAGCAAATAAGCCGGTGTGCCGGAGTGGGAACAGGATTACGGGGGCTGAGCCGCAGCCCCGCAGGGGGGGGGCATGACTTCTGGGGCGAGCACACCGGGATGTCACCCCAGGCGGTGGCAAAAGCCCCTtcccaggccagcagcaccctgtTGTGGCGGGGGACACGGGTGCCACCACCCACGAGACCCCCAGGATGGGGCACCGGgcaggctggagctgtggggcagccccacagcaggctGTGTCCCCGTGGGAACGGCcccgtgctgccagccccacggcACGGCCGGACGCGTggggcaggaaggagctggTGTCACTCCCAGCCGAGCTGGGGACAATGAGTGACAACAGCTCCTTCCTGCGGGGCCGCCAGCCGGCACCGCTCCTgcggggggaaggggggaagctGGGATCCCGGCTGCGCAGGAAGGATGCTGGGCACCCACCATGGGGCAGGGTGATGCCACCCgtggctgctggggacagccaccACCCCCGGGAGGCTTGTGGGGGTGACACGAAGCACTACACGACTGTTTTCTCCATCCAGGACACGTGGCACAGCGTCCCCATAGGGCACGGGACAGCACACTGACCCCAAGGGCTGGTTTAGGGCGCTGAGCACCCTTCCTGTGCTCGCATCCCCGAGGAGCGAGGGCAGGCGGCTGCAGCCTGCGGTGCCGATTCAGCAGTCCCAGCACGGGGCCGTTGGGATTTGCAGTGTGGCACAGCAAGGTCAGGGACGGCACCTGCCCCGGGCACCGGGCAGCGCCCGCCTGAAGGGCGCAGGAGCCGCCGGCACCACGGCTGCTGCAGGTGGCCGGGGCCGGGGAGGACCGTCCCCAGCCGGGTGCGGCGGACAAGGACACGCGGGGATTAAGGGTGACGGAGGTCTGAAGGTCCTCCCGTGCCCCACGGCTCAACCCTGGTGCTGCCACCTTCACCGCCCCGGCGGCTGGCACGGCAGACACCAATCCTACTGCGGCCGGGGAAGGAGGATCCCATGGGGCCGGGCTCCTTTGGGACgagcagcggggctgcagcagggctcccGGCACCCAGGACcgggcacagcccagcccagggggggcagcaggactgaggggctgggggtccccGGCTGAGGCTCTGCTCCTTATTGCTGCCGCCC
Proteins encoded in this region:
- the UBTD1 gene encoding ubiquitin domain-containing protein 1 — protein: MGGCVGRQRRERAPAGSTRKRAGRNEPLKKERPKWKSDYPMTDGQLRSKRDEFWDTAPAFEGRKEIWDALKAAAYAVEANDHSLAQAILDGASITLPHGSLTECYDELGNRYQLPVYCLAPPVNLILERGEEEAAEAAEPLPSARREFALKVRLSTGKDLRLSASMGDTIGQLKKQLQAQEGIELGWQRWFFSGKLLTDRTRLQETKIQKDFVVQVIVNQPLPPRN
- the ANKRD2 gene encoding ankyrin repeat domain-containing protein 2, which codes for MELDVEKAKELIDQKLAEEEEEEKRMKGDGPREPPAVERMSTPELEEEKRQGPRNRGIEAIKGQERVRRSSVDLRREIIDVGSIQRLIELRKQRRKRREERAATPEPPLPPEPLEIEGPVEPETFLRAAVQGKIRVIEKFLADGGSPDTCDEFHRTALHRSSLEGHTDILQKLLDSGATVDFRDRLDCTAVHWACRGGHLDAVKLLQDRGADLNLKDKLLSTPLHVATRTGHPDIVEHLIHCGVDINSPDREGDTALHDATRLSRYKIIKMLILHGADMMARNQAGKTPTELVQQWQTDTRQALETKEQPQGEAEVPA